The following coding sequences lie in one Danio rerio strain Tuebingen ecotype United States chromosome 3, GRCz12tu, whole genome shotgun sequence genomic window:
- the tob2 gene encoding protein Tob2 isoform X2, which yields MRLEVKVALNFIVSYLYNKLPRRRADLFGEELERILVSRFDGHWYPEAPLRGSAFRCLYLGAPRDPVVELAARRSGLDTEEVHANVPPELSIWIDPFEVSYRIGEKGVVKVLYMEDPPGLGGDAERADVVLKGDVEFEEVKSLGFNPEAQVFVPIGGQVSPVMLSSSPSPISTSSCPGMFGYGTPSTPTNTSAHSSNTSTPSPPNLVYPPSNSRPTPQPITFTTASFADQVWTPLV from the exons ATGCGCCTGGAGGTGAAGGTTGCGTTGAACTTCATCGTGTCCTATTTGTACAACAAGCTCCCACGGCGGAGGGCGGATCTATTTGGCGAGGAGTTGGAGCGAATCCTAGTGTCCCGGTTTGATGGTCACTGGTACCCAGAGGCTCCTCTGCGTGGCTCTGCCTTCCGCTGCCTCTATCTGGGGGCTCCCAGGGACCCTGTGGTGGAACTGGCAGCCAGGAGAAGTGGTCTGGACACTGAGGAGGTTCATGCCAATGTTCCTCCAGAGCTCAGCATTTGGATAGACCCTTTCGAAGTGTCCTACAGGATTGGGGAGAAGGGTGTGGTGAAAGTCCTGTACATGGAAGATCCACCAGGTTTAGGAGGTGACGCTGAAAGAGCTGATGTTGTGCTCAAAGGAGATGTAGAGTTTGAGGAAGTCAAGAGTCTGGGCTTTAACCCAGAAGCTCAGGTGTTTGTACCTATCGGTGGCCAGGTGTCACCAGTTATGCTCTCCAGTTCACCAAGTCCAATTTCTACCTCATCTTGTCCAGGGATGTTCGGTTATGGCACTCCCAGCACTCCCACCAACACCAGCGCTCATTCCTCCAACACTTCCACTCCTTCGCCACCCAACTTGGTTTATCCTCCATCTAACTCTAGGCCCACACCACAGCCAATTACCTTCACCACAGCCAGCTTCGCT gaccaagtttggacacccctagtcTAG
- the tob2 gene encoding protein Tob2 isoform X1, protein MRLEVKVALNFIVSYLYNKLPRRRADLFGEELERILVSRFDGHWYPEAPLRGSAFRCLYLGAPRDPVVELAARRSGLDTEEVHANVPPELSIWIDPFEVSYRIGEKGVVKVLYMEDPPGLGGDAERADVVLKGDVEFEEVKSLGFNPEAQVFVPIGGQVSPVMLSSSPSPISTSSCPGMFGYGTPSTPTNTSAHSSNTSTPSPPNLVYPPSNSRPTPQPITFTTASFAATKFGSTKMKKCGNPGVSSSSGINIVATQQRMITCSPTTISPPGLVKHKPLSLSMHCLTGPVPSQLSPTAKEFVFPASQRLLYFDAEVPSMTPFPAPHSSFDPFSSPPPGQAVGIIGSNSGISFMDKSPFVEGLGYNLQYSAQPFQPVVLAN, encoded by the coding sequence ATGCGCCTGGAGGTGAAGGTTGCGTTGAACTTCATCGTGTCCTATTTGTACAACAAGCTCCCACGGCGGAGGGCGGATCTATTTGGCGAGGAGTTGGAGCGAATCCTAGTGTCCCGGTTTGATGGTCACTGGTACCCAGAGGCTCCTCTGCGTGGCTCTGCCTTCCGCTGCCTCTATCTGGGGGCTCCCAGGGACCCTGTGGTGGAACTGGCAGCCAGGAGAAGTGGTCTGGACACTGAGGAGGTTCATGCCAATGTTCCTCCAGAGCTCAGCATTTGGATAGACCCTTTCGAAGTGTCCTACAGGATTGGGGAGAAGGGTGTGGTGAAAGTCCTGTACATGGAAGATCCACCAGGTTTAGGAGGTGACGCTGAAAGAGCTGATGTTGTGCTCAAAGGAGATGTAGAGTTTGAGGAAGTCAAGAGTCTGGGCTTTAACCCAGAAGCTCAGGTGTTTGTACCTATCGGTGGCCAGGTGTCACCAGTTATGCTCTCCAGTTCACCAAGTCCAATTTCTACCTCATCTTGTCCAGGGATGTTCGGTTATGGCACTCCCAGCACTCCCACCAACACCAGCGCTCATTCCTCCAACACTTCCACTCCTTCGCCACCCAACTTGGTTTATCCTCCATCTAACTCTAGGCCCACACCACAGCCAATTACCTTCACCACAGCCAGCTTCGCTGCCACCAAATTTGGCTCCACAAAGATGAAGAAGTGTGGAAACCCTGGAGTTTCCTCCAGTTCTGGCATTAATATCGTAGCAACCCAGCAGAGGATGATCACGTGCTCCCCCACCACCATCTCCCCTCCAGGACTGGTCAAGCACAAACCCCTCTCCCTGTCCATGCACTGTCTGACTGGACCAGTCCCAAGCCAACTGTCTCCTACTGCCAAAGAATTTGTGTTTCCTGCATCGCAGAGGCTCCTTTACTTTGATGCTGAAGTTCCATCGATGACCCCATTCCCAGCTCCGCACTCTTCCTTCGATCCGTTCTCCAGTCCACCGCCAGGTCAGGCCGTCGGAATCATTGGAAGCAACAGTGGAATTTCATTCATGGACAAATCACCATTTGTGGAAGGACTGGGATACAACCTGCAATATTCCGCCCAGCCTTTCCAACCTGTGGTGTTGGCGAACTAA